The nucleotide window GCCACGTCGACACCTACAACGCTTAAGGACTACGTGATGAACACGATCCCCGAACGCGAACGCCTCAACCACTGCCACTACCACGACCCTCACGGCGTCTACGGCTGGCATGACAACACCATCCGCACCCGCCAGATCGGCGCCACCAGTATCTCTGTAGAGCTACTCGACGGCACCGTCATCGCCATGGAGCACGCCGGCGAAGGCTATTTCACCGCTGACGTCAGCGGGCACGAGCGCTGCGACTACCGCTTTCAAATCAACTGGGGCGAGCACAGCACGACGCTTGCAGACCCCTACGCCTTCCTGCCCACCCTTGGCCCCATGGATCTGCATCTGATCGGTGAAGGCCGCCATGAACGCCTGTGGGATGTCCTTGGAGCCAACACCACCTCCTACACCACCGCGATGGGCGAAGTCCGCGGCACAGCCTTCGCAGTGTGGGCACCCAATGCCATTGGCGTCGCTGTCGTTGGTGATTTCAACGGGTGGAATGCCGCCCAGCACCCCATGCGCAGTCTCGGCTCCTCTGGCGTGTGGGAGCTGTTTATCCCCGAGGTCCATGCCGGGGCGATCTATAAGTTTGCGGTCCAAACCCCCGAGGGCCACCGCATCGACAAAGCCGACCCCTTGGCTAAGCGCGCCGAGGTCCCGCCGCAGACCGGATCGATTGTTGTCGAATCCTCCTACACCTGGGGCGACAAGAAGTGGATGAGCTCCCGCGAACGCGTCGACCATGACTCCTCCCCCATGAGCATCTACGAGGTCCACCTGGGCTCGTGGAACATGGGCAAAAACTACGAGGACCTCGCCACCGAGCTCGTCACATATGTTTCCGACATGGGCTACACTCACGTCGAATTCATGCCAGTCGCTGAGCACCCCTTCGGTGGCTCCTGGGGCTACCAGGTGTCTGGTTACTATGCGCCAACTTCTCGTTGGGGAACCCCGGATCAGTTGCGTCACCTCATCGACGCCATGCACCAAGCCGGCATCGGGGTCATTATCGACTGGGTTCCCGCCCACTTCCCCAAAGACGACTTTGCACTGGCTCGGTTCGACGGCCGCCCTGTCTACGAGCACCCGGACTGGCGCCGAGGCGAGCAGCGAGACTGGGGCACCTATGTTTTCGATTTCGGACGTCCCGAGGTGCGCAACTTCCTCGTGGCTAACGCCCTGTACTGGGCGCAGGAATTCCACATCGACGGACTGCGAGTCGACGCCGTCGCGTCCATGCTCTACCTCGACTACTCACGCGAAGAGGGCGAATGGGCACCCAACCAATACGGTGGGCGCGAACACCTCGAAGCGGTCCAGTTCCTGCAAGAGATGAACGCTACTGTCCACCGCGAGCACCCTGGCGTCCTGACCATCGCTGAAGAATCCACCTCGTGGCCGGGGGTCACCACCCCCACAGAAGCAGGCGGCCTCGGGTTCTCCATGAAGTGGAATATGGGCTGGATGAACGACACCCTCGAGTACTTCTCCGAGGACCCCATCAACAGGCGCTACCACCACAACGAGATCACTTTCTCCATGGTGTACGCCTACAGCGAAAAGTTCGTCCTCCCCATCAGCCACGATGAGGTCGTCCACGGCAAGGGCACCTTATGGACCCGCATGCCGGGAGACTCTTGGAACAAAGCAGCTGGCGTGCGCACACTACTGGCCTACATGTGGGCGCATCCCGGTAAGCAACTTCTATTCCAGGGCCAGGACTTCGCGCAGGTTGGCGAATGGTCCGAGGCACGTTCCCTGGACTGGGGCGATCAAGATGGTTGGGAGGGCGAATACCACGCCGGGGCGTTGGAACTGGTCCGAGCCCTCAACACCATCTACAAGCGCACACCAGCACTATTCACGCAGGATTTCGTGCCTGAGGGCTTCAGTTGGAACAAATCCGATGACGCTGACCGCAACGTACTGTCCTTCCTACGCCACAGCGCCCCAGATGCCGATGGCAACGTCGAAACACTGATGTGTGTGCTCAACCTCGGCGGACAAAGCCACACCGACTACACTCTCGGTGTCCCGGAGGCAGGCACCTGGAAGCTCCTGCTTAACACAGACGCCGCCGTGTTCGGCGGTGCAGACAACCCCTTGGGCGACGCCCAAGCCGTAACCTATCCATGGGACGGATTCGACGCGTCAGTCACCCTACATCTGCCCGCTATGAGTGCGCAGTGGTACAAACTGCAACGTTAACGCAGGGGTAAAAACTATGGCGGGCGCTAGAACAAAGCACTCGCCATTTTTTGACGAGCAGTCAGCACAACCGGATCACTCGGCTCGAATAATGCGAACAACTCCAGCAAACGTTCCTTCACGCGGGTTTTATCCTCGCCCGCGGTTAACGACAGCGCACTAATCAAGCGGTCGAAAGCCTGCTGTTGAGCACCCGCAGCTATTTCAAAATCAGCGGCTACGAAAGCCTTTTGCACGTCCGACGGTGAGGCATCAGAGTCCGCAATAGCTGACGCGGCGTCAACACCCTCATGAGCCTTCAAACGCGACAGCAAGCGGGCATTATCACGCGCAGCCTTAGCCTCTGCGTTGTTGGGTTCTTTGGCCAGAATGTCCTCATACACTGCGATGGCGGCATCAAAATCGCCGGCGTTAAGGGCATCGAGGGCGGGCTCAAAACGCGGATCCTCCGCCGGCTCAGCATCCTGATCCCCCAGACCCGACAACATGCCCGCACACGCATTGACGACCGCCGCCGTCCATTGCTGCAGCGCCTCCAGCGGTTGGCCGCCCTGGAAGTCAGCCAACGGACGAGCCCCCGCGATAGCCACTACGGTGGGCACCGCCTGCACACCCAACATCTGAGCGAGCTGGGGGTAAGCCTCAGCGTCAATGTGCGCGTAGATCCAGCTGCCGTTAGCCTGCTGCGCCAACATCGACAAATCCTGCCTCAGCTGCTCGGACTGCGGACTGCGCGCAGAACCAACCTGAACCACAACCGGGACCTGTTGGCTGCGTTCCAATACCTCCGCCTGAATATTGGCTTCGGTCGCTTCCACCACAGGGTCAATGCTGCTTCCCCCAGCAGCGCGGCGCGCCTCAGAGGCCTCTGCAGCGGCCTGGGCCTCCGCGCGGGCCTTCACCTCGCCGAGGTCAATCGCGCCGCCACCAAAAGTAGAAGTCATGTCCACACATCCAATCACGAGGAAAAAACCAACAGGTGCCTACTATAGCCAACCACAACGACAACCCCCACTATGAAGTAAATAACACCGAATGTCCGACTGTGTCCGATCGGGCGGAGTAGGCTATAAGACATGAGTAACGACTACTTAAACATCGACATCCCCCACGAGTACGTCACTTGCCTCGACCACGTCGGCATCGCGGTGCCTGACCTGGACGCAGCAATCGAGTGGTACCGCAGCAACATGGGCTGGGTGAACCACCACCAAGAAACCAATGAAGAACAAGGCGTCGTCGAAGCTATGATCGGCCCGAAGGACCTGAGCGATCGGGGCGGCATGATCCAGCTGCTCGCTCCCCTTAATGAGGCTTCCACCATCGCGAAGTTCATCGACAAGAAGGGCCCCGGCCTGCAGCAGATGTGCCTGCGCACTAACAACATGGACGCCCTCTGTGAGCATCTGCGGGCTCAAGGCACCCGGCTGCTCTACGATACCCCCAAGATCGGCACCGGTGGGGCACGCATCAACTTCGTTCATCCTAAGGACGCCGGTGGCGTTCTGCTGGAGCTTACCGAACCAGCACGGTAAACAGCGCTTGGCTAACGACGATCCCAGCAGGCACTATGCCAGTGCCTGCGGTCGTCCGCTCCCTTGCCTGATTGCTGGGGCCACGCCACCACGTGGCGGATTCCGGGGGGAATTGTCTGGTTGCATCCCGGACAGATATAGGTCTTTTTAGCGGCCGCAGCAGCCATGTATCGCACAAGGTATGGCTGCCCCCAATCCCAACTAGGCCCCTCCTGAACTTGGGTGCCAAAGTAGGCCGCACCATCGGTAGGTAATGGGCGGGCCGGCTGCCGCGCCCATTTGTTGTTTCGTTTACCCACGGCTAAAACAGTCGTAGCTCGTCGGACT belongs to Corynebacterium argentoratense DSM 44202 and includes:
- a CDS encoding tetratricopeptide repeat protein, with product MTSTFGGGAIDLGEVKARAEAQAAAEASEARRAAGGSSIDPVVEATEANIQAEVLERSQQVPVVVQVGSARSPQSEQLRQDLSMLAQQANGSWIYAHIDAEAYPQLAQMLGVQAVPTVVAIAGARPLADFQGGQPLEALQQWTAAVVNACAGMLSGLGDQDAEPAEDPRFEPALDALNAGDFDAAIAVYEDILAKEPNNAEAKAARDNARLLSRLKAHEGVDAASAIADSDASPSDVQKAFVAADFEIAAGAQQQAFDRLISALSLTAGEDKTRVKERLLELFALFEPSDPVVLTARQKMASALF
- the glgB gene encoding 1,4-alpha-glucan branching protein GlgB, which translates into the protein MNTIPERERLNHCHYHDPHGVYGWHDNTIRTRQIGATSISVELLDGTVIAMEHAGEGYFTADVSGHERCDYRFQINWGEHSTTLADPYAFLPTLGPMDLHLIGEGRHERLWDVLGANTTSYTTAMGEVRGTAFAVWAPNAIGVAVVGDFNGWNAAQHPMRSLGSSGVWELFIPEVHAGAIYKFAVQTPEGHRIDKADPLAKRAEVPPQTGSIVVESSYTWGDKKWMSSRERVDHDSSPMSIYEVHLGSWNMGKNYEDLATELVTYVSDMGYTHVEFMPVAEHPFGGSWGYQVSGYYAPTSRWGTPDQLRHLIDAMHQAGIGVIIDWVPAHFPKDDFALARFDGRPVYEHPDWRRGEQRDWGTYVFDFGRPEVRNFLVANALYWAQEFHIDGLRVDAVASMLYLDYSREEGEWAPNQYGGREHLEAVQFLQEMNATVHREHPGVLTIAEESTSWPGVTTPTEAGGLGFSMKWNMGWMNDTLEYFSEDPINRRYHHNEITFSMVYAYSEKFVLPISHDEVVHGKGTLWTRMPGDSWNKAAGVRTLLAYMWAHPGKQLLFQGQDFAQVGEWSEARSLDWGDQDGWEGEYHAGALELVRALNTIYKRTPALFTQDFVPEGFSWNKSDDADRNVLSFLRHSAPDADGNVETLMCVLNLGGQSHTDYTLGVPEAGTWKLLLNTDAAVFGGADNPLGDAQAVTYPWDGFDASVTLHLPAMSAQWYKLQR
- the mce gene encoding methylmalonyl-CoA epimerase; protein product: MSNDYLNIDIPHEYVTCLDHVGIAVPDLDAAIEWYRSNMGWVNHHQETNEEQGVVEAMIGPKDLSDRGGMIQLLAPLNEASTIAKFIDKKGPGLQQMCLRTNNMDALCEHLRAQGTRLLYDTPKIGTGGARINFVHPKDAGGVLLELTEPAR